A stretch of the Sphingobacterium thalpophilum genome encodes the following:
- a CDS encoding PDZ domain-containing protein, with protein sequence MKALFLSVALCCYALVWGQDSFVLKEKKSAKFPFLFVHNLVIIPVVVNGFAMNFLLDTGVKETMIFGETLKSIDSAVFVNKFQGLGKDEGLDGYLSVNNQVTIAGVYEDLDQPIYILNNAHIDISTRIGVEVNGIMGSRFFNDHLIEMDFLKHRITVFQKEVYPKGLNKMQRVPIDILNSRPYAAIAFDQDDVAVEGRVLIDMGNSDALMLIPSKVEKFVIKTPFIHDYIGQGFNGEIYGKRNRIKSLKLGSFTMHYPLVAYPELSSTQHATFVNERIGSVGNELLRRFKVVFDYPNHVIYLQKNRNFDKFYYLNMSGLEIVHDGIKYEKEEVPVYLKKDGGTEVRMGNSVQYRFVLKNLYKVATVRAGSPAAIAGLMPDDKLLKINGRPASSYSLESIHTLFKSEEGREMRFKVERDGQQLEYRFYLKDPLPFHPN encoded by the coding sequence ATGAAAGCACTTTTTTTGTCGGTTGCGCTATGCTGCTATGCATTGGTCTGGGGACAGGACAGTTTTGTTCTGAAGGAAAAAAAGAGTGCCAAATTTCCGTTTCTTTTTGTCCATAATTTAGTGATCATACCGGTTGTGGTCAATGGATTTGCTATGAACTTTCTGCTAGATACGGGGGTCAAAGAGACCATGATATTCGGTGAGACCCTCAAATCCATTGATAGCGCTGTTTTCGTCAACAAATTTCAGGGGTTAGGTAAAGACGAAGGACTGGATGGCTACTTGTCCGTAAATAATCAGGTTACGATAGCAGGTGTATATGAAGACCTAGATCAACCCATTTATATTTTAAATAATGCACATATTGACATTTCTACGCGCATCGGAGTGGAGGTCAACGGCATCATGGGCAGCCGCTTTTTTAATGATCACCTTATTGAAATGGACTTTTTAAAGCATAGGATTACCGTCTTTCAAAAGGAGGTTTATCCAAAAGGACTGAACAAGATGCAACGTGTGCCGATCGATATTCTGAATAGTAGACCTTATGCAGCTATTGCTTTTGATCAGGACGATGTTGCTGTCGAAGGGCGTGTACTAATTGATATGGGCAACAGTGATGCACTTATGCTAATTCCCTCAAAAGTGGAAAAATTCGTAATTAAAACTCCATTTATACACGACTATATCGGGCAGGGATTTAATGGGGAGATTTACGGGAAAAGAAATCGGATTAAATCCCTAAAGCTGGGGTCTTTCACAATGCACTATCCTTTGGTTGCTTATCCGGAATTGAGTTCGACCCAACATGCTACCTTTGTTAACGAACGCATAGGGTCTGTAGGCAACGAATTGCTGCGTCGTTTTAAAGTAGTTTTTGATTATCCTAATCATGTAATTTATCTTCAAAAAAACCGAAATTTTGATAAGTTCTATTATTTGAATATGAGTGGTCTGGAAATTGTTCACGATGGTATTAAATATGAGAAGGAGGAAGTTCCTGTTTATTTAAAGAAAGATGGGGGCACTGAGGTGCGTATGGGCAATAGCGTTCAATATCGCTTTGTGTTGAAAAATCTGTATAAGGTTGCGACAGTACGCGCTGGTTCGCCTGCGGCGATTGCTGGCTTAATGCCGGACGACAAACTACTGAAAATTAACGGGCGGCCGGCCTCTTCGTATTCACTGGAATCCATACACACGCTTTTTAAATCGGAGGAGGGCAGGGAGATGCGTTTTAAAGTAGAAAGGGACGGACAACAACTGGAATATAGATTTTATTTAAAAGATCCGTTGCCTTTTCACCCGAATTGA
- a CDS encoding SIMPL domain-containing protein encodes MKSSSIIVSVIAGAVILLAAWIFGSAYRYKFKSTQTITVNGNAKKDFESDLVKWNATFSRKNYELSAASAQLATDRNLVRDFLVQQGIKPEEIRFEAVNIAKDFEYHTDGKGNGYNTFSGYTLSQTVSVESRDLNKVDNASREISTLISKGIELSSSTPNYYYSKLEDLKLELISQASKNAHQRAENIAKESSASLGDLVKADLGIFQITGQNDNEEYSSGGAFNTTSRKKTANITVKASFISD; translated from the coding sequence ATGAAATCATCATCTATTATTGTTTCGGTCATAGCAGGCGCTGTGATTTTGTTGGCGGCATGGATTTTTGGCAGTGCATATCGGTATAAATTTAAATCGACGCAGACAATTACGGTCAATGGCAATGCAAAAAAGGATTTTGAATCAGACCTGGTCAAGTGGAATGCTACTTTCAGCAGAAAGAATTATGAATTAAGTGCTGCGTCTGCGCAGTTGGCAACAGATCGTAACCTGGTACGTGACTTTCTGGTTCAACAGGGAATAAAACCTGAGGAAATTCGCTTTGAAGCGGTCAATATTGCTAAAGATTTTGAATACCACACGGATGGTAAGGGGAATGGTTATAACACCTTTTCGGGGTATACACTGTCGCAGACCGTAAGTGTAGAATCAAGAGATCTGAATAAAGTTGACAATGCTTCACGGGAGATTTCCACGTTGATTTCGAAAGGAATAGAGCTCAGTTCAAGCACGCCAAATTATTATTATTCTAAATTGGAAGACCTAAAATTGGAACTGATTTCGCAAGCATCGAAAAATGCGCATCAGCGTGCGGAAAATATTGCCAAAGAATCCAGTGCTTCATTGGGCGATCTGGTGAAAGCAGATCTCGGAATATTTCAGATCACCGGTCAAAATGACAATGAAGAATATTCTTCGGGTGGGGCCTTTAATACGACTTCGCGTAAGAAAACCGCGAATATAACCGTAAAGGCGAGTTTTATCAGTGATTAG
- a CDS encoding S9 family peptidase, with translation MNKRNICISFCFLAALTVQAQKKPLDHTVYDSWQSISSPYISKSGKFVLFQVMPQEGDNQLFLKTKDNKELIQIPRGYNAKLNDTENHLISLIKPPFAAIREAKIKKKKADEFPKDSLAIYDLTNASLIKFAAVKSYKIAEKNNNFVSFLFDKETGDKTFSAKNTVDSDQTKKQNNDKKKKTVATLTVYNLVSGDSLQFSSVDQYAWNKDGTKLVFSKKTDVKDSLSKESGVYLYDVASKNLKKISNGRGEYKNFSFDEAGNQLAYLGDLSKEKALVKNYNLYYYSASAGVDTAQYLVTKNSSGMPANWAVSGDGDIRFSKNGEKLFFGIAPVPRVKDTTLVEFEHAKVDVWSWQDDYLQPMQLVNLKKDLSRNFLAVIYPKNSRSVIPLTDETFNSTSLTHDGNAEYMLARTDFGKRIESQWKGGTRDDIYLVSTKTGQRELILSNFSGYATLSPDAKYIVYFDRDKGTWNSYQISSKRKFVLTEGIPAAFADEENDMPTQAESYGMAAWTPDYKGVYLNSHYDIWFFELDGSKKSILTNGYGAASRTTLRYLPLQREEERDQPLILDYKKGGLLTAFDNKTKEAGFYQFKGQHNDPKNLLVEAKTFRNISASADLQTILYSKEDYANSPNLYTNTIKLNNELQLSDINRQQASYNWGTAELVHWTTPAGHQAEGILYKPENFNPAKKYPVIAYFYEKLSDGLYTYQPPAPTPSRLNIPYFVSNEYLVFAPNISYETGYPGKSAEEYVNSGMRHLAQNPWVDSTKMGIQGQSWGGYQVAHLITRTNMYAAAWAGAPVVNMTSAYGGIRWQSGMSRQFQYEHTQSRIGKTLWEAPELYIENSPLFHLNKVNTPVVIMANDNDGAVPWYQGIEMFTALRRLNKPVWMLNYNGDEHNLMQRQNRKDIQIREQQFFDHYLKGAPAPNWLKKGIPATLKGIDWGLDYK, from the coding sequence ATGAATAAAAGAAATATCTGTATCTCCTTCTGTTTTCTCGCTGCCCTCACGGTGCAAGCGCAAAAGAAACCTTTGGATCATACGGTATATGATAGCTGGCAGAGCATATCATCTCCTTACATCAGTAAATCCGGTAAATTTGTTCTCTTTCAAGTGATGCCTCAGGAGGGCGATAATCAACTATTTCTGAAAACAAAAGATAATAAAGAACTGATTCAGATCCCGCGCGGCTATAATGCCAAGCTCAATGACACGGAGAATCACCTGATCAGTTTGATAAAGCCGCCATTCGCAGCAATACGGGAAGCAAAAATCAAAAAGAAAAAAGCGGATGAGTTTCCAAAAGACTCTCTCGCAATCTATGATCTGACAAATGCTTCGTTGATCAAGTTTGCTGCAGTCAAATCGTATAAAATTGCCGAAAAGAACAACAATTTCGTTAGTTTCCTTTTTGATAAAGAGACAGGAGACAAAACATTTTCAGCTAAAAATACTGTAGATTCAGACCAAACCAAAAAACAAAACAACGACAAGAAGAAAAAAACAGTTGCAACGCTGACTGTCTATAACCTTGTTTCGGGAGACTCTCTACAATTCTCTTCGGTAGACCAATATGCATGGAATAAAGATGGGACTAAGCTCGTCTTCTCGAAAAAAACCGATGTTAAAGACAGCCTATCCAAGGAATCAGGCGTTTATTTATACGACGTTGCAAGTAAAAATTTAAAGAAAATATCAAACGGAAGGGGCGAGTACAAAAACTTTAGCTTCGACGAGGCAGGCAACCAGCTGGCTTATCTTGGGGATCTTTCCAAAGAAAAAGCATTGGTAAAAAATTATAATCTCTATTATTACAGTGCTAGTGCTGGTGTAGACACCGCTCAGTATCTAGTGACCAAAAACAGCAGTGGTATGCCTGCAAATTGGGCGGTCAGTGGCGATGGGGATATACGATTCAGCAAAAATGGTGAAAAGCTGTTTTTCGGCATTGCACCAGTTCCTCGCGTCAAAGATACCACGCTCGTCGAATTTGAACACGCTAAAGTCGATGTCTGGAGTTGGCAGGATGACTATCTGCAGCCCATGCAGCTAGTCAATTTAAAGAAAGATCTGTCCAGGAACTTTCTGGCGGTTATCTATCCCAAAAACAGCCGTTCCGTCATACCGCTCACAGACGAGACCTTTAACTCTACCTCCTTAACGCACGATGGCAACGCAGAGTACATGCTGGCACGAACTGATTTCGGTAAGCGCATCGAAAGTCAATGGAAAGGTGGCACAAGAGATGATATCTATCTTGTTTCAACAAAGACCGGCCAGCGGGAGCTGATCCTCTCCAACTTCTCAGGATACGCCACATTGAGCCCTGACGCTAAATACATCGTGTATTTTGACCGCGACAAAGGCACATGGAATTCTTACCAGATAAGCTCTAAAAGAAAATTTGTATTGACAGAGGGGATTCCAGCAGCCTTCGCTGATGAGGAGAATGATATGCCCACCCAGGCAGAAAGCTACGGTATGGCCGCCTGGACTCCAGATTACAAAGGTGTTTACCTCAATTCACACTATGATATCTGGTTCTTTGAACTGGATGGCTCAAAAAAATCCATACTCACCAATGGCTATGGAGCGGCTTCACGCACAACGCTCCGCTATCTACCCCTACAAAGGGAAGAAGAACGGGACCAGCCGCTGATTCTCGATTATAAAAAAGGCGGTTTGCTCACTGCCTTTGACAACAAGACAAAAGAAGCTGGCTTTTACCAGTTCAAAGGACAGCATAACGATCCCAAAAATTTGCTTGTCGAAGCCAAGACGTTCAGAAATATAAGTGCCTCCGCTGATCTGCAGACGATTCTTTACAGCAAGGAGGATTATGCAAATTCACCCAATCTGTATACGAATACGATCAAATTAAACAACGAACTACAATTATCGGATATCAATAGACAACAGGCCAGTTACAATTGGGGAACAGCAGAACTTGTGCACTGGACGACGCCCGCCGGCCATCAGGCTGAAGGTATTCTTTATAAGCCGGAAAACTTTAATCCGGCGAAGAAATATCCGGTCATCGCCTATTTTTATGAGAAACTGTCAGACGGGCTTTATACGTATCAGCCGCCCGCCCCTACTCCTTCACGGCTAAACATCCCATACTTTGTCAGCAACGAATATTTGGTATTCGCTCCCAATATTAGCTACGAAACTGGGTATCCTGGAAAATCGGCTGAAGAATATGTTAATTCGGGTATGCGGCATCTTGCCCAAAATCCTTGGGTCGACAGTACCAAAATGGGTATTCAGGGGCAAAGCTGGGGCGGCTATCAGGTTGCACACCTCATCACCCGGACAAATATGTATGCTGCCGCATGGGCAGGTGCTCCTGTAGTGAATATGACTTCAGCATATGGCGGCATCCGCTGGCAGTCGGGTATGTCACGGCAATTCCAGTATGAGCATACGCAAAGCCGTATCGGCAAGACGTTATGGGAGGCGCCTGAACTCTACATCGAAAACTCACCGTTGTTCCATCTGAACAAGGTCAATACACCGGTTGTCATTATGGCTAACGATAACGACGGTGCCGTGCCTTGGTATCAAGGAATAGAAATGTTCACCGCATTACGCCGCTTAAATAAGCCCGTTTGGATGTTAAATTATAATGGCGATGAGCACAACTTGATGCAACGCCAAAACAGAAAAGACATCCAGATTCGCGAACAGCAGTTCTTCGACCATTATTTAAAAGGGGCTCCCGCCCCCAACTGGCTGAAGAAAGGTATACCAGCAACACTAAAAGGAATAGACTGGGGTCTGGATTACAAGTAA
- a CDS encoding glutamine synthetase III family protein, with product MSNLRFKAVEAAGSRLIAPFEKVETKKATDIYGKNVFSVNKMKDYLPKNSYKELVASIEEGQIISRDLAEHISQAMKTWALNHGVSHYTHWFQPLTGSTAEKHDAFFEPDDDGEAIEKFTADALVQQEPDASSFPNGGIRNTFEARGYTAWDPSSPAFIYETGAGKTLCIPTVFVSYTGESLDYKAPLLKAINAVDRAATDVAQYFDKSVTKVNASLGIEQEYFLVDLSLYNARPDLQLTGRTLFGHMSAKGQQLEDHYFGAIPERVLAYMVDLENEALKLGIPLKTRHNEVAPSQFECAPMYEEINLAIDHNQLLMNVMEQVALRHNFKVLLHEKPYSGVNGSGKHNNWSLITNTGVNLLSPGKTPKNNLMFLTFFVNTIKAVYEHADLLRASIASASNDHRLGANEAPPAIISIFLGSQLDELLEEVESARVAKKVKAEANLWHGIPKVPELKLDNTDRNRTSPFAFTGNKFEFRAVGSSANSALPMTVLNAIVAAQLIEFKAEVDKQIKKGTKKDLAILNVVRKYIKDSKAIRFEGNGYSEEWEKEAAARGLSNIKSTPKALDVYVKEESLALFESLGIYSKRESEARHEILLENFYKKLQIEARVIEEMVNNQIAPACFNYQNELIENVKGLKELGLAKSAYSSQLNFIERISTHVNTILEQTEAMRQERKKANQIEDVREKSIAYDELVKPYFDVIRYHVNKLEKIVDDKKWPLPKLREILFLS from the coding sequence ATGTCGAACCTAAGATTCAAAGCAGTAGAAGCAGCAGGATCACGCCTGATTGCTCCATTTGAAAAAGTTGAAACTAAAAAAGCAACTGACATCTACGGAAAAAACGTATTTTCCGTAAACAAAATGAAAGACTACCTTCCTAAAAACTCATATAAGGAGTTAGTTGCATCTATTGAAGAGGGACAGATTATTTCTCGTGATCTTGCTGAGCACATTTCTCAGGCCATGAAGACATGGGCACTTAATCACGGCGTGTCTCATTACACACACTGGTTTCAACCTTTGACTGGTTCGACAGCTGAAAAGCACGATGCATTTTTTGAACCTGATGATGACGGAGAAGCGATCGAAAAATTCACGGCCGATGCTCTGGTACAGCAAGAGCCCGATGCTTCTTCATTCCCTAACGGTGGTATCCGCAATACTTTTGAAGCTAGAGGATATACTGCTTGGGATCCTTCTTCCCCAGCGTTCATTTATGAGACAGGCGCAGGCAAGACTCTTTGTATTCCTACTGTTTTCGTGTCCTATACAGGCGAGTCTCTGGATTACAAAGCACCTTTATTAAAAGCCATCAACGCGGTCGATAGAGCAGCGACGGATGTTGCGCAATACTTTGACAAATCCGTCACTAAAGTAAACGCTTCACTTGGTATTGAACAAGAATACTTCTTAGTAGATCTTTCCTTATACAATGCCCGTCCGGACCTTCAGTTAACTGGCCGCACATTATTTGGCCATATGTCAGCCAAAGGCCAGCAATTGGAAGACCACTATTTTGGAGCTATCCCTGAGCGTGTACTGGCATATATGGTGGATCTCGAAAACGAAGCGTTAAAACTAGGTATCCCTCTAAAAACACGTCACAATGAGGTTGCGCCGTCTCAATTCGAATGTGCGCCAATGTACGAAGAAATCAACTTGGCGATTGACCACAACCAATTATTGATGAACGTCATGGAACAGGTCGCTTTAAGACATAACTTTAAAGTCTTGTTACATGAAAAACCATATTCAGGTGTAAATGGCTCCGGCAAACACAACAACTGGTCGTTAATCACCAACACAGGTGTTAACTTGTTATCTCCTGGCAAAACGCCAAAAAATAATCTGATGTTTTTGACCTTCTTTGTCAACACCATCAAAGCAGTATACGAGCATGCAGATCTGCTGCGTGCTTCCATTGCCAGCGCGAGCAACGACCACCGTCTAGGCGCGAATGAGGCTCCGCCAGCCATCATTTCGATCTTCTTGGGTTCCCAACTGGATGAGCTATTGGAGGAAGTGGAATCTGCACGTGTAGCCAAAAAAGTAAAAGCTGAAGCGAATTTATGGCACGGTATTCCGAAAGTTCCGGAACTAAAATTAGATAATACAGATCGTAACCGTACTTCACCCTTTGCCTTTACCGGTAATAAATTTGAGTTCCGCGCCGTAGGTTCTTCTGCGAATTCAGCGTTGCCAATGACGGTATTGAATGCGATCGTCGCAGCGCAGCTTATCGAATTTAAGGCTGAAGTGGACAAACAGATCAAAAAAGGCACGAAGAAGGATCTGGCTATTCTCAATGTTGTTCGTAAATACATTAAGGATTCAAAAGCGATCCGTTTTGAAGGAAATGGTTACAGCGAAGAATGGGAAAAAGAAGCCGCTGCACGTGGTCTTTCTAACATCAAATCTACTCCTAAAGCCTTAGACGTCTATGTGAAAGAGGAATCATTGGCGTTGTTCGAATCACTGGGCATTTATTCAAAACGCGAGTCAGAAGCCCGTCACGAAATTTTGCTGGAAAACTTCTACAAGAAACTTCAGATTGAGGCACGTGTCATCGAAGAGATGGTCAATAACCAGATCGCACCGGCATGTTTTAACTATCAAAACGAACTTATCGAAAATGTGAAAGGCCTAAAAGAACTTGGCTTGGCAAAATCAGCATATAGCTCCCAGCTGAATTTCATAGAACGCATTTCCACGCATGTAAATACGATCCTTGAGCAAACTGAGGCGATGCGTCAAGAGCGTAAAAAAGCAAATCAGATTGAGGATGTACGTGAAAAATCAATCGCTTACGATGAGCTGGTCAAACCTTATTTTGATGTGATTCGCTACCACGTCAATAAACTCGAAAAAATCGTGGATGACAAAAAATGGCCTCTGCCTAAATTAAGAGAGATCTTATTCTTAAGCTAA
- a CDS encoding FUSC family protein: MNFVLLKERCYPICSQVMRFVQGEHSGDALRNVSISILPSLAIFVMGASASTAIGIGVGSLLTTLTDPPGNRKDKLASAAICIPTFFVASLLTAYLFPHHLPLVILLAIAGFVFTLYGLFGPRYAAIGNMTLILMSFVIGLAPKDPLTVSLQITSGATIYYFFSLLQAYVHPYRSLKYAMSNGFRGLSQFLLVRTQSYDPAIPLETTYSRVGKVHSQISEQQELIRSLLFREQKIIGQQWHKSNYWLSQVYGLIDLHELITALDHDYDSIRKNLLNTGSLPLIRRAIQVLAVEIDSFSQPKKRFRYAQQLYYNNVKLGEILAELTGIQQQQSGTARVILRSIINNMQAIIEVLGRIQVAFYQNQQIRDSIDSTEYQQFINRPLNSPSGIKSQLHLKNPLFRFALRMALLFGAGALIGTLLLDFKYTYWILLTVAIVARPAFAMTKTRNIERILGTASGILIGILSLTYCKNLSILLVLSAMGLFGFFLFNRSNYMVSVIFITWGIVIALNLFEGNIDVILGSRMIFTLMGALLAIAGYFLIPVRQSSGMIQLAKDVADFNQQYFQIINKRLSHNLQSTFDIRLARKKAQTAMAQFSETISQLKKEPEKKWMNWTHIHHFQALSYRVNSHLVGLSISLGKTNNDNLHDDIEARINELKPLLKDLEQTATQLQASKT; the protein is encoded by the coding sequence ATGAACTTTGTATTATTGAAAGAGAGATGCTATCCGATTTGTAGCCAAGTTATGCGGTTCGTTCAAGGCGAGCATAGTGGTGACGCGCTACGCAATGTATCGATCAGTATTTTGCCGAGCTTGGCAATTTTCGTAATGGGAGCTTCGGCCAGTACTGCTATCGGCATTGGCGTGGGATCTTTGTTAACCACATTGACCGATCCGCCCGGCAACCGAAAAGACAAGCTTGCTTCCGCAGCCATCTGTATCCCGACCTTTTTTGTTGCTTCGCTGCTAACGGCTTATCTATTTCCTCACCATTTGCCATTAGTCATTCTGCTTGCAATAGCTGGATTCGTCTTTACCTTATATGGTTTATTTGGTCCACGCTATGCTGCAATAGGCAATATGACACTCATTTTAATGAGCTTTGTTATTGGTCTAGCACCAAAGGATCCGCTAACCGTGAGTCTACAAATTACCAGCGGTGCAACGATTTATTATTTTTTTAGTCTCCTACAAGCTTATGTACATCCCTATCGGTCATTAAAATACGCCATGTCCAATGGCTTTAGAGGTTTATCTCAATTTTTGCTTGTGCGCACCCAATCCTATGATCCGGCTATCCCGCTCGAAACGACTTATAGTCGCGTTGGAAAAGTCCACAGCCAGATCAGTGAACAGCAGGAGTTGATCCGTTCTCTGCTGTTCCGCGAACAAAAAATCATCGGGCAGCAGTGGCACAAAAGCAATTATTGGCTCAGTCAGGTTTATGGCTTGATCGATCTGCATGAATTGATTACCGCACTGGACCACGACTATGATTCCATACGGAAAAACCTTTTGAATACTGGCAGCCTGCCTTTGATCCGGCGTGCCATTCAGGTTCTGGCAGTAGAAATAGATAGCTTTTCCCAGCCCAAAAAGCGGTTTCGATATGCACAGCAGCTTTACTATAATAATGTTAAACTTGGAGAAATCCTTGCCGAACTCACCGGAATACAGCAGCAGCAAAGCGGAACTGCTCGTGTCATTCTTCGATCGATTATCAATAACATGCAAGCCATTATCGAAGTGCTCGGCCGCATTCAAGTGGCTTTCTACCAAAATCAGCAAATCCGAGACAGCATAGACAGCACAGAATATCAGCAATTTATCAACCGTCCCCTGAATAGCCCAAGCGGTATAAAAAGTCAGCTCCACCTCAAAAATCCCTTGTTTCGCTTCGCTCTGCGGATGGCTTTGCTTTTTGGTGCCGGCGCGTTAATTGGAACACTTTTGCTGGATTTTAAGTATACTTATTGGATCCTGTTGACTGTTGCAATTGTCGCAAGGCCCGCTTTCGCAATGACCAAGACCCGTAATATTGAGCGAATATTGGGGACAGCTTCAGGTATTTTAATCGGGATACTCAGCCTGACCTATTGTAAAAACCTTTCCATATTGCTTGTTCTTTCAGCAATGGGGCTTTTTGGCTTTTTCCTGTTCAACCGTTCCAACTATATGGTGAGCGTCATTTTTATTACATGGGGTATTGTTATCGCGCTCAATTTATTTGAAGGCAATATCGATGTGATACTGGGCAGCCGTATGATATTTACGCTGATGGGCGCGCTACTTGCTATCGCTGGCTACTTTTTAATTCCGGTACGCCAAAGCTCCGGCATGATTCAGCTGGCCAAAGATGTGGCAGATTTCAACCAGCAGTATTTTCAGATCATCAATAAAAGATTGTCGCACAATCTACAGAGCACGTTCGATATCCGCTTAGCCCGCAAAAAAGCACAGACCGCCATGGCTCAGTTTTCAGAAACCATCTCTCAACTCAAAAAGGAACCGGAGAAAAAATGGATGAATTGGACGCATATTCACCATTTTCAGGCGCTCTCATATCGTGTCAATTCGCATTTGGTCGGCCTATCCATTTCACTGGGTAAGACCAACAATGACAACTTGCACGACGACATAGAGGCCAGAATCAATGAATTAAAACCTTTATTAAAGGATCTGGAACAAACGGCCACACAGCTCCAAGCAAGCAAAACTTAA